Genomic window (Macaca thibetana thibetana isolate TM-01 chromosome 6, ASM2454274v1, whole genome shotgun sequence):
AGGTTTTGCGGTAGGCGCCGCGGCCTGGGCTCCTAGAGGCCTGCCAGTCCGGGGGGCGCGGATAGGGGTGAGGGTAGGATAGGGGCGAGGGCAAGAGCGAGACCCCACCACTGCAGAACGTCCAGGCTTGAGGGACCTTCGCATCGCCCGGGTACAGCTGTCCCACTGTTATGGATGGGGGAACTGAGTACCGTAGGTAGCAAGACTGCACCCCCCACCAAGTCATTTAGGGAGGGACATGGGGGCGGAGGGTGGAATCTGGAACTGGGATTCGGGTCTCTGGCAACACAATTCCTACACCTGGCGATGTCTCTGTATCTCCAGCCTTATGATGACTGGGTTGTGTAGGGAATGGCAAGGACCCTAAGGCAGTCAGTAGCAGCTGGGCCAGGTCAGAACAGAGCCCTGCAAGGAGGATTCAGTGTTGTGGTCTCTTCTCCCCGTCCAGAGCTTTGTAGTTATGTGGTGGCATGTAATTCCATTTCCGCCCCTATGAAATTAATATTCCTAAAAACAGAGCCACCATTTATCCAGGTTTACCGTCACTGTGCTAAGAGCCTAGCCTTGTGCTTACTCTTACGCCAGCCCTCTACAGAGGTTATTATTATCCTCtaatttacagaagagaaaacggAGGCAAAGAAGCTTCACACAGGGAGGAGTGATATGTCCAGTTTTAACCCAGATGGGCCAATTCCACAGCGAGGTGGAATGTGCTTTATGTGCGTAAGCCCTCTACTTTGTAAAGCAGGGTAAAGAAGAGTTCCTGCCGGCTCTCACTACCACAACTGGGGGAAGAACGGAGAAGCCTGCATTTAAAAGTGCTAAGAAGGCCAATCCCCCTGAAGGCACTCTTTAGGTGAGCAAGGTGGGTTAAGAGGAGGCTACAGGGGCAGTGTGGGACTAGGACCCTGGGAGTGCTAGTCCTTGGTCTGTTGAGGTAGGCTAGAGGAAAGCAGAGTCCTTCTGTGGGGATCCCTGAGCTGAGCGCTAAGTCCCAAGAGGAACCAGGGCAGGATCCCTGCAATAGTGGGGAGCTGGGAATTCCAGAATTCCAGACTATCAATCCTATTCCCTTCTTctgcaaatggggaaactgaagcttgAACTGGAAGAAACAAAGAGGTGCTAGCTAGGGAAAGCCAGAACTCTTGCCTGTCACATCTCTTGCCTGTCAGCCTAAAGCAATTTTAGCCAAAATCCTAGGTCTCAGACCTCCTCTTACAATATAGCCTGGGGCAGAGATAGAGAACAACCTTACAAGGTCCCCCACCATCCCGGGAGTTCTGCTGCTCTCCACGGACCAGAGTAAAGCCTTTTGGGGTCTCCAAGAAGGCAGTCTAGAGCCTAGTTGTACTGCGGTCTCCCTTGAGGTCATCCTGCCAGGGGCTGCCCAGTCCCAAGCCTCAGGAGGTCCCTTAGGGCTGAGTTTCTGGTGGGGGTACTGCTTGAAAAATGACACTGAATCCCTTCTCTAGGTTGGGGAACAGTGCTTTCCAAGTCACTGGCAGCTGGATACACCCTGCTCTTTCAGACCCATGGGGGGCTGCCGAGTGGTCTCAGGGGCCCTTAAGGGGTGTCATGGGACTGGGACTCCTCACCCAGTACTGATAATGCATTCCCCAGCATGCTAACCAGGCCAGATATATGGGGGGTGTATACAACCTTGAGTGATCTGTGTAATATCATGAAAGCAACTAGGACTCATATGGGCAGGCGCGTGGGCCACACATTTGTATGTGCATTATGTGTGAGCATGTGAGAACCTCTATTTGTGAGCACCTGTGCATATGTAGTAGAAATTGTGACTGTGTACTTGTGCACTGAAGGCTTAGTGGTGACACTGAGAATATACAAAATGTATAATGAGATTTTGGAAGTTTGTGTTGTGAATACAATTGTGGAGAATCTTAGAAAGATACAGGCTGGTTTTAATTGTGACCATGAGATTATGTGTAAAACCCTGCATCCGTGTAGTATTCAGGTTTTATGTGTTTCTACAATATGACTTTGGTCTCTGTGCATGCCTGAGTGGAGGATTGGGAGCGGCTCCTAGGTGTAACACATCTGAAGTGTGATGAGTATGTACCccgtgggtgacagagagacaatGTGTAAAATCCTAAGAATGCATGAATGCTGTGTGTACCGTGGCTGTGCATATTACTGTGAGAATACACATACTTTTGGGCGTCTTATGAAGATACGGGCTTTTGTGCATGGCGGCAAAGTTTCGTGAGCCCGTGTGCATGTACCTGTGTATGTGTAATCTGAGGGCCTAGTGTGCCGCTATGAGAGGCACTGTTGCAGACTGTACTCAGATTAGGACAAAGACTGGGCGTGTATTGAGGACTGTGTGTTGAGGTCCTTCTCTCCACAGCATAATTACTCTCTACCTGCGCTCTCTCTAGAATGCCTCCAGGCTGGGGAAGCTCGGGACCCCGCAGAACCGCCGCAGCAGCGGGCGCCCAGCGCTCCCTCCCCGCGTGCCTCCGGCTCCTTGCTCTGCCCTACCCCAGCGCTGCTGGCGCCAGGCGCCGGGGAGATCGGGGGGTTTCCAGCCTGCCTCGGGCAGGAAACCAGGACCTCCCTGCAACCCCGCCCCATGCACCTCCAGGGCCCACAGCCCTGCTGAGCTCCCACAGGTGGAACCAGCAGGCTCAGGCGTTTGTCCCCGTCACTCCTGTATGTAACCCCCCACACTTCATTCATTCCCTTGTCAGGGAGTGGAATTCCACTCTTCCACGCCGTACTGGATGGACCTCGAGGAAAATCGCTCATCCTCTCTGGGCTTCACGTTCCATATCTGTTCAAGGAGAGAGTGGgcctttctccctctgcctttggACCATTAACTATTATAGGCGCAAAGTAGGCATCAATAaacaattgttgaatgaatgggtgaatgattTGCCTTCTAAAAAGAGCACTCACATAAACTTCTCCTTTCCCCCTCCTCTCGACTTTACTTTGGAAAGAGGCACACTCCCTCTACCACACTGAGGGAGGGGTGTTGAGCTGAGAAAGGCTGAGAGAATGAGGGACCCAAGTTGGTGGACATCAGCCAAGAAAGGAACCACAGCGGGAGGCAAGACCGAGAGTCCCCAGCCTGAAGCGTCGTCACCCCGGGATTCCCAGATTCCAACGCCAGCCTGGGGAAAGCCCCCAGTGGAGAGAGTCCGGCTGGCAGGAAATGGTCCTACCCCCGAGGTGAAATCTCGGAGGGTCGTGCAGCCGGGCTGTGCCTCTGCGCTTATGCGCGAGAGATGCCGGACGTCGCGTTTGCCTGTGCGAGCCTCGCGGTTCTGTGCAGTAGTGGTTCCCTCTGCGTGTGTCGACCGCCGAATGCTGCTGTCTCGCGGTGTGAGCTTCGGGGCCGATGTCTTTAAAGAATCAAAGATTCTTAAGGAGTGATGATCTGGGTAGAGCGGCCCGACGTAGCCGCGCTCCCAAGTCTCGATGCGAGTCCCGCAGACAGACCAGAGGAGACCTGCTGGCCAGATGTCCCGGGCCCAAGGCGGACTTCTCTGCGTCAGCCAGGCTGGCCTTCGGAATGGATCAGGCACCCGGGAGGCCGGAGTGGATCTCAGGCCCTCCAGCCGGGAACAAACCGGTGGATGCCCGTGGACTTGGAGTCCGCCTCCTCATTCCCGCCCCACCCCTACTCCTGTCTCCGAAAGGCTTCTTCGCTGTTCAGTAGCTGCGTGCCCGTCTGCCTGCGGCTGGGCCAGAATTGGTGGGCTGGTAACGAACCCGTGCACAAGCGGCTCCCAGTATCTCCAGAAAGGGCCGATGActaaggggtgggggtgggggcggagggCTGGAAGGTGTTAGGAACAACCTTAGGGGCCTATGCTGACTTCAGCTGCGCCCTCTCATCTTCTAGCTCTGAAGCCGAGCAGAGCAGTTGGAGCTTGGGACTGGGAACTGCTGGAATTCCTATGTAGACTTCTAGACAGTCTAGAAACAAGAACTTTtctttccctgagcctcagtttccttatctgtaaaatcaaaagacGGGCGGTAGGTGTGGGCTGTCTTTTCGCTTGGTGATTCTGGATTCCTTTCCTTGGATCCGTGGGGAGGGGGTGGTAGCAACAGTCCAGGGCGTTGGCAAGCCTGTGCCTCAAGTACGTATTCCCCGTGCCCGCCCCCTCAACACCCCCAGCCGCCCGCCCCCCAGCCGAGCCGGGAGCTGAGTGGGAGGGGCAGAGGCGGGGCCGGTTGCCGGTCCCTGCTGGCGGACTAGAGTGGCGCGGGCTGAGTGTAAAACCTGGGACAGCCACCCCTCCTTTTCCTTATCCCCGCCCCCCTGCTATTGGCTCCCAGGAGAGGTTGACATCAAAGCCGCTGTCTTATATAAGCCAGATCTGCAGGGGAGTCTGCAGAAGGGTTAAACAGGTCTTCGGGCATCTGTGTCCTCGCCCGCGACGGAAACCGGCAAGAAGACGGTGGGCTGCGCGTCTCATTTTCAGCCTTGCCCGGACTCTCGCAAAGCCGGCGCTCAGTAGAGCGGGGCTCCAGAGCCCACAGGTGGCCCCCGGCAGTCTCTGGGGCGCATGGAGCGACCTTAATAGGGCTGGCGGCGCAGGCCAGTAGCCGCTCCAACATGAACCTCGTGGGCAGCTACgcacaccatcaccaccatcaccacccgcACCCTGCGCACCCCATGCTCCACGAGCCCTTCCTCTTCGGTCCGGCCTCGCGCTGTCATCAGGAACGGCCCTACTTCCAGAGCTGGCTGCTGAGCCCGGCTGACGCTGCCCCGGACTTCCCTGCGGGCGGGCCACCGCCCGCGGCCGCTGCAGCCGCCGCCGCCTACGGTCCTGACGCCAGGCCTGGGCAGAGCCCCGGGCGGCTGGAGGCGCTTGGCGGCCGCCTGGGCCGGCGGAAAGGCTCAGGACCCAAGAAGGAGCGGAGACGCACGGAGAGCATTAACAGCGCATTCGCGGAGCTGCGCGAGTGCATCCCCAACGTGCCGGCCGACACCAAACTCTCCAAGATCAAGACTTTGCGCCTGGCCACCAGCTACATCGCCTACCTGATGGACGTGCTGGCCAAGGATGCGCAGTCCGGCGATCCCGAGGCCTTCAAGGCTGAACTCAAGAAGGCGGATGGCGGCCGTGAGAGCAAGCGGAAAAGGGATCTGGTGAGTCCTGCGGCTTGCACGCTCCAGCCAAGGGTGCAGGCGCGGTGAGCACCCTCACGCCATGCAGGCAGTCGAAGCAGGCTGTGTTGTCGTGTGTCGGATTTGGAAAGGCTAGAAAGAGTTCTGAGATGTTTGGTCACAGTATGCGATCCTGTGCATGGAGGGAGGCAGATTCGTCATAGAATTCATTTGTAATACGGGATAGTGTTTGTAATACTGAGTGAATAATCTGTTTGGAGCCTCGGAAATGCACACACTACAGATTTTGCTTCCAATTTGGAGAAGTCCTGATTCATTCCTGGGCTCTCCTGGAAGCCAGGCTAAGAATATGTGTTAGAGTTCTTTACTTTGAGTTTGAATTTATGTGCCTGGGCTCGGTTCCTGTTTTCAAAGGGCCTTTGCTGGACCGGCTAGTCTACTTCCATCATTGTacaaatagggaaactgaggGCCCAGAGTAGGTCGGGGCATGAAGAGCACCTATCTGAGGAGTCCGGGGTGGAGCTGAGGTAAAACAGATCGCGTATTCTAATCAGTCCAGGGCGCGTTCCACTCCCGGTGGACTGGTTCTGAGGACCACTTCAGTGGCTTTGCATGTAAATAAGAGCCACTTCTTTTAGCTTTGGAGATCGCAGTCTCGTCTTGGCCTTCTTGAGCCTCTCCAGTTAGGGTGACACTTCCTGGCACTCGGTCTGGCTGTCCGGGGCTGGGGGCGTCTGAGCGCTGGATTTTCAGGCTGGCCAGTCAGTTTCTCTAGGTTGGGGCGCTCAGGGCCGCAGCGGAGTGGAGCCAGCTGAAGCGCCCCACCGGGTTTTATCTAACCTGCGGGGTCTGTGGGAAACCGAGGAAAGCTCATCTGGGGACGGAGGAAAGACAGATAGGAATAGAGTCTCTGAACGGCTGCCCCGGACTGGGGATGGTGCAGGCCGGGCGGCGCCTCGAAAGAAGTTGTTATTGGGCGGATCCCGGCCCCCACGCGTCGCCGCCTCCGTCAAGTAGCACCGCTTGGTTCCTGCTGAAAGAGCGGGAAGGAGGACCCTAGGCCAGCCGACTCCCCGCTCTTTTGCCTCGGTATCTAAGGCTCCCAGCTCGGGCTTAGGGAACCGCAAGCCTGCATCCAAGCCCTGATGTTTAAACCAGGTTGGGAGACTGGCGGAAGTGTGTGCGGGGCAGCGAGAGCTGGAGAACCGTGGATTTCCACCCCTCCCTTCCAATCCCCTGCGATCTCCCTTAGGTGTCCTAAAGCCAAACCAACGCGCGTCAGTTTCACCACGCGCGGAACATTTTCCTTACCAAACCTCCCGAAGCTGCCCAGCCCATCCCAGGTCCCAGGAACTCCGCGCATAAAGGCAAATTTACGAGCCTGTTTGCCCATTTCGCAAACAGAAATCCGTCACTTATTTAAAGACTCCCAGTTACTGCTCCCGacaccttcccctcctccccatcaTACCCCATGCCGGGCGATCGGAgcagaaaaattaaaacctgTCTCTCCCGCCTCTTTTCTTGTGTGTGTCCTTTGGCAGCAGCAGCACGAAGGTTTTCCTCCTGCCCTGGGCCCAGGCGAGAAGAGGATTAAAGGACGCACCGGCTGGCCGCAGCAAGTCTGGGCGCTGGAGTTAAACCAGTGAGCCGAGGCCCGCGCCGAGGACCTGGCCAGGCCAGCCACTCCTGGAGCCCCgggaggagaggaaggcagcGGCGAACGCCAGGCTCTGGGCTCCGGCGGCTGGTGCTACGCATCCCGCGGAGCTTCTGCTGAGCGCCGGCAGATCGTCGGCTGCAACCACACACTTGGATCGCACGTGCAATgtcctttgaatttttaaaaatacattaagagaaagagaaatatatatatatccacccCCCGCCCAACCGAGGGCGGCTCTTGGCCACACCATGCAGGAAGGAGGGACTGCCCAACCTAAGGGCGCAAAGACGCACTCTTCCACCCTTTTGGGGCGAATTTAGAACCTCAGCCCCATCCCCATTTCCCTATctggctctttctttcttgtccctCCAAATGATCCGCCTTGACACCCTATTCTCTAATTAAAATGCAATAAGGAATCAATTCTTTTCTGCCTGAGAAACAGAACCAGATGCAGGAAGGTGAAAGGCTGCCCTTTGTTCTTCTTCGAATCgtggtggttttattttatttttctttttgtcgcTGCACTTCCTGTTTAGTTCCAAGGGAAacactttctttctctgtctctctcttttcttccttcttttacttcctttttgtttctatcTAAATAAAAGCTTTCCCTGTGTTGGaaagtttttatgtatttaaactACCTACCATGCCTGTTGTGCTCAGGTGTTTGTTCATCCTGCCATCCCAACCCTTTTCTACCTCAAGTCTGTGTGACCACTCACAGCCCCCCCTCCCTTCGCCAAAGCAGTATCTATGCTCTTGactaataaaacattttctgaaatcatCTGAAGCCTGTGTCATGTCTCAGCCGGGGTCCCTCACCGACTCCCATGGTTTCTACTAGGTGGAAAGCTTTCTGTTCCTGCTCATCTTCTTTCGATAAATACAAAACCAAACTTGAAATCAAGGGAAGCGGGCAGATAGAGTGTATTTCAAGAACAAAGAGCAAAGTTATCTTTAGACTAGAATGGGAGGTGGGGATAACTTATGAGAACGGGGAAGAACAAAAACGGAAACGAATTAATCTCAGAGGGCCTGGGCTCGGGTTTTTGTGCGTGGGTATGGGTGCTTGTCTGGAGGTTAGTAAGCACACTGGCGTCTGCAAACAGTGGTTTGGAGAGGTTATTGGGAGGGAAGGGGGCCTAGCACACAGATGAATCCTATCACTGGGGCAGGGTAGCTCAGGAGAGGGGGTGTTGGTCGGGAATACGTTCATGTATGTGAAATTCTCAACATATAGATGTACATGTGACAGTGCAGCAACTCATACGGAGCCTGAGGCTGTGCAGAGGCCAAAAAGGGTCTGCTTAGTACAGCTCCAAGCACACAGTAAGGACTTGACACGTCAcagcagctattattattttatacctgAGTAAAATAAGCCTGTGGGTGCTTATATGTTAAATTGAGGTGTTTAGGTTTCTCTTTGGCAACAAAGCACTCAACCAAAGGTTGTGAGAGCGCATGGATTTGTGCAAAGGgatggggtgtatgtgtgtatgcgtgcTCTTTCGGGCACTTGTGCAGGAGAGCCAGtctttgtgtcctcacatgtGCACCcatggctaggtgtggtgggtATAAATTCGGTGCATTTGCCATGGATCTTGGATGCGTATTGGGCTAAACTGGGGCAGGCAAACACAGTCGTTTATACTTCCAGGAATAATAATGTACGAATACTTTGGTTTGCGTGCAACTGCGTGCTAGGCACTGCGCTAAGCAATTCTGTGTCTCCCAACAGCTCCATGGTTGTCCGAGGGAGCGCACGCTCTGCAGCGCCTGCGGGTCTGTGGCGCTCactgagaaggaggaggggagaccCGTGCCGCTCTCTTGGAACTTTCGCTCTGCGCATCTGGAGCCTGAGCGCTCGGCTTGGGAACAAGAAAGGAGACCTCAGGCAGCTCCGGGGCAGAGCCTCGCGGGGCACCAGGCGTGCCCCAGGCGCCTTGTCCCAGCGTCGGGGTGAATATGGGACTCCATTAGTCTTGGCTGTAAACACCGTAGCAGGGGCTGAGAGGCCACGCGGGCCTTTCCGGACGCGAAGGAGTTAATAAAAGGTGTTTTATGGGCGCTAGGAAACAGTGGGGGAGGTGTGagcttctctctctgctctcgcccccctacttttttcttttttccctctcgCCACCCGCCGCCAGATCAAACAGGCCCGCGATTTAACTAGGGCAACACTTGGCGGTAATGAGCCCGTCCGACGCACCCCTTCCTCGGCCTCAGTACCCGGCCCTAGGCCCCAGGGCCCCTGGGgaggagcagagagaaaaatcagtttctttctttttcttgtgtttttcttttctttaccttcTTTCTTTCCGTTGCTTTCTGGGAGTCCGTTTAGAAATTCCGGCGCTTATGGAGAAACACACTGGGGGAGCGAGCCGATCCAAGCCCCACAGCACGGAGGGAAGCTTATCTAGATTCGAACCCAGGACTCCAACTTCGCTCACACACAAACCTCTGGCTACACACAGGTCCC
Coding sequences:
- the HAND1 gene encoding heart- and neural crest derivatives-expressed protein 1, with protein sequence MNLVGSYAHHHHHHHPHPAHPMLHEPFLFGPASRCHQERPYFQSWLLSPADAAPDFPAGGPPPAAAAAAAAYGPDARPGQSPGRLEALGGRLGRRKGSGPKKERRRTESINSAFAELRECIPNVPADTKLSKIKTLRLATSYIAYLMDVLAKDAQSGDPEAFKAELKKADGGRESKRKRDLQQHEGFPPALGPGEKRIKGRTGWPQQVWALELNQ